A DNA window from Phragmites australis chromosome 11, lpPhrAust1.1, whole genome shotgun sequence contains the following coding sequences:
- the LOC133884039 gene encoding uncharacterized protein LOC133884039: MSCTLLSRNALTNPFFLDTATRSSSVSLAAKPDSTAVYEWRTRRGRWPPVCTGADARSNKVTVAVTGKLRADALTKKLRRSGKHVEQWPEERKQPEHMRDQGGKDQTNEPGDNPTAPTEKPASGHHDANDGEPSSPKPSSHEPKKIGSETAKPGQERTESTDDNVNTGGAKEAAAEQSPKRKRKQQDEERPQPSHVSYSVARPSARAASSYSQPSPYSYYYGHGTAQWSAASPAQDSYCDLFSDDNANFCSVM, translated from the exons ATGAGCTGCACCCTCCTCTCCAGGAACGCGCTAACGAACCCCTTCTTCCTGGACACGGCCACAAGATCGTCGTCCGTCAGCCTAGCGGCGAAGCCGGACAGCACGGCCGTGTACGAGTGGCGAACGCGCCGCGGGCGGTGGCCGCCT GTGTGTACAGGTGCCGACGCCCGGAGCAACAAGGTGACAGTCGCCGTCACCGGAAAGCTCCGCGCTGACGCTCTCACCAAGAAGCTGCGCAGGTCCGGCAAGCACGTCGAGCAGTGGCCCGAGGAGCGAAAGCAGCCAGAGCACATGAGAGACCAAGGAGGCAAGGACCAAACCAACGAGCCGGGGGACAATCCTACTGCGCCCACCGAGAAGCCGGCCTCCGGTCACCACGACGCAAACGACGGAGAGCCGAGCAGCCCGAAGCCGTCGTCCCATGAACCCAAGAAGATCGGCAGCGAGACCGCCAAGCCGGGCCAAGAAAGGACGGAGAGCACCGACGACAATGTCAATACTGGCGGCGCCAAGGAGGCCGCTGCGGAGCAGTCGCCAAAGAGGAAACGGAAGCAGCAGGATGAGGAGAGGCCA CAGCCGTCGCATGTCAGCTACAGCGTGGCGCGCCCGAGCGCGAGAGCGGCATCCTCGTACTCGCAGCCGTCCCCTTACAGCTACTACTACGGCCACGGGACGGCACAATGGAGCGCGGCTTCGCCGGCGCAGGACTCCTACTGTGATCTATTCAGCGACGATAACGCTAATTTTTGCAGTGTCATGTGA
- the LOC133885834 gene encoding subtilisin-like protease 3 — MTTHTPAFLGLTPDRGVWNATSYGEGAVVGVLDTGIDEKHPSFRDDGMPPPPAKWKGACQPPVRCNNKLIGAASFVGDDTTVDDVGHGTHTAGTAAGRFVEGVSAFGLGTGTAAGMAPGSHLAVYKVCNAQGCFESDLLAGMDAAVKDGIDVLSLSLGGLSTPLDKDPIAIGAFAAVSKGVSVVCAGGNSGPRPSTLSNEAPWILTVAAGSVDRSFRATVQLGDGETFEGESLTQDKHFSSKVYPLYYSQGTNYCDYFDVNITGTVVVCDTETPVPPTSSIEAVKEAGGAGIVFINEPDFGYTIVLEKYYDIPMSQVTETDGTKIMGYAMKGSSKTNHNATIVFNSTIVGVKPAPIVAAFSSRGPSIACPGVLKPDILAPGLNILAAWPSLVPVEGPESYSFNVVSGTSMATPHITGIVALVKKMHPDWSPAAIKSAIMTTSSAVDNDGHLIMDEEHQQASFYSIGAGHVAPAKAVDPGLVYDLDFRDYAGYICALLGEVALKTISGNTSLTCKEVTPIPEAQLNYPAILVPLRDAPFTVNRTVTNVGPVKSKYTAKVDAPKGLTVKVEPAELEFTKVKEKRTFTVTVSGGGGAGQKLAEGSLSWVSHDHVVRSPIVADSSLGG, encoded by the coding sequence ATGACGACACACACGCCGGCGTTCCTCGGGCTGACGCCCGACCGCGGCGTCTGGAACGCGACCAGCTACGGAGAGGGCGCGGTCGTTGGAGTGCTCGACACAGGCATCGACGAGAAGCATCCTTCGTTCCGCGACGACggcatgccgccgccgcccgccaagTGGAAGGGCGCCTGCCAGCCTCCTGTACGGTGCAACAACAAGCTCATCGGCGCGGCGTCGTTTGTCGGGGATGACACCACCGTCGACGACGTAGGGCACGGAACGCACACGGCGGGAACGGCAGCCGGGAGGTTCGTGGAAGGAGTATCTGCCTTCGGCCTCGGCACGGGTACTGCGGCTGGGATGGCACCCGGCTCGCACCTCGCCGTGTACAAGGTCTGCAACGCCCAAGGGTGCTTTGAATCCGACCTATTGGCCGGGATGGACGCCGCCGTCAAGGACGGTATCGATGTCCTCTCGCTCTCCCTCGGCGGCCTCTCCACGCCGTTGGACAAGGACCCGATCGCCATCGGCGCATTTGCGGCGGTGTCCAAGGGCGTCTCCGTGGTGTGCGCCGGTGGCAACAGCGGCCCGAGGCCCTCCACGCTGTCCAACGAGGCGCCGTGGATATTGACGGTGGCGGCTGGGTCGGTCGACCGGAGCTTCCGTGCCACCGTGCAGCTCGGCGATGGCGAGACGTTCGAAGGCGAGTCACTCACTCAGGACAAGCACTTCAGCTCCAAGGTGTATCCCCTGTACTACTCTCAGGGCACCAACTATTGTGACTACTTTGACGTCAACATCACCGGCACAGTGGTCGTGTGTGACACCGAGACACCGGTGCCACCGACGAGCTCAATTGAAGCAGTCAAGGAAGCTGGTGGCGCCGGTATCGTGTTCATCAATGAACCCGATTTCGGATACACCATCGTCCTGGAGAAATACTACGACATCCCCATGTCGCAGGTGACCGAGACCGACGGCACCAAGATAATGGGCTACGCCATGAAGGGTTCGTCAAAGACCAACCATAACGCAACGATCGTGTTCAACAGCACAATCGTTGGCGTGAAGCCAGCGCCAATCGTCGCGGCCTTCTCGTCGCGCGGGCCGAGCATTGCCTGCCCCGGCGTGCTGAAGCCCGACATCCTGGCGCCGGGGCTCAACATCCTAGCCGCGTGGCCGTCGCTGGTGCCCGTGGAGGGGCCCGAGTCCTACAGCTTCAACGTCGTCTCCGGCACGTCCATGGCGACGCCGCACATCACCGGCATCGTGGCGCTCGTCAAGAAGATGCACCCGGACTGGTCGCCTGCGGCGATCAAGTCCGCCATCATGACGACATCAAGCGCCGTCGACAACGACGGCCACCTGATCATGGACGAGGAGCACCAGCAGGCGAGCTTCTACTCCATCGGCGCCGGCCACGTGGCCCCGGCGAAGGCCGTAGACCCCGGCCTGGTTTACGACCTTGATTTCCGCGACTACGCCGGCTACATCTGCGCACTCCTCGGCGAGGTGGCACTGAAAACCATATCTGGGAACACCAGCCTGACGTGCAAGGAGGTAACGCCCATCCCTGAGGCGCAGCTGAACTACCCGGCGATACTGGTACCACTGCGCGATGCGCCGTTCACGGTGAACCGCACGGTGACGAACGTCGGGCCGGTGAAATCGAAGTACACCGCGAAAGTCGACGCGCCGAAAGGGCTGACGGTCAAGGTGGAACCGGCGGAGCTAGAGTTCACGAAAGTAAAGGAGAAAAGGACTTTTACGGTCACcgtgagcggcggcggcggcgcggggcaAAAGCTCGCCGAGGGGAGCCTGAGCTGGGTGTCGCACGATCACGTCGTGCGGAGCCCGATCGTGGCCGACTCCAGCTTAGGCGGATAG
- the LOC133885837 gene encoding small ribosomal subunit protein eS4-like: protein MARGLKKHLKRLNAPKHWMLDKLGGAFAPKPSSGPHKARECLPLILILRNRLKYALTYREVISILMQRHVMVDGKVRTDKTYPAGFMDVVSIPKTAENFRLLYDTKGRFRLHSIRDDEAKYKLSKVRSVQFGQKGIPFLNTYDGRTIRYPDPLIKANDTIKIDLVTNKIVDFIKFDVGNVVMVTGGRNTGRVGVIKSREKHKGSFETIHVEDSLGHQFATRMGNVFTIGKDKKPWVSLPKGKGIKLSIIEEARKRNAEAAAEA from the exons GCGAGGGGTTTGAAGAAGCACCTGAAGAGGCTCAATGCTCCTAAACATTGGATGCTTGACAAACTTGGAGGAGCATTC GCACCCAAGCCTTCTTCTGGTCCCCACAAAGCTAGGGAATGCTTGCCTTTGATCCTTATCCTCAGGAACAGGTTGAAGTATGCTCTTACCTACCGTGAAGTTATTTCAATCTTGATGCAGCGACATGTTATGGTTGATGGGAAGGTGAGGACCGACAAGACATATCCAGCTGGATTCATGG ATGTTGTGTCCATTCCAAAGACTGCAGAGAATTTCCGCCTTCTCTACGACACCAAGGGACGCTTCCGTCTCCACAGTATCAGGGATGATGAGGCTAAG TACAAGCTCTCCAAGGTGAGGTCTGTTCAGTTTGGGCAGAAGGGTATCCCTTTCCTCAACACCTATGATGGGCGCACGATCCGCTACCCGGACCCTCTCATTAAAGCCAACGACACCATCAAGATCGACCTGGTGACCAACAAAATTGTGGACTTCATCAAGTTCGACGTCGGGAACGTCGTGATGGTGACTGGCGGCAGGAATACCGGGCGTGTCGGGGTGATCAAGAGCAGGGAGAAGCACAAGGGCAGCTTTGAGACCATCCACGTGGAGGACTCCCTTGGCCACCAGTTCGCGACCCGCATGGGCAACGTGTTCACCATCGGCAAGGACAAGAAGCCGTGGGTGTCTCTCCCTAAGGGCAAGGGCATCAAGCTCAGCATCATCGAGGAGGCGAGGAAGCGCAATGCCGAGGCCGCTGCTGAAGCTTAA